A genomic window from Dehalobacter sp. 12DCB1 includes:
- a CDS encoding sigma-70 family RNA polymerase sigma factor — protein sequence MNDTAMKGMEAALQSYYRKLDELQVKKRALEAVEKNAEDIRRILLDVNQLIPSKGTVSSYRPVLGGGNGLICDPTAQAYAEFTRSMEKSQRELVILLEKKIRLKMEIMHLESSIEGIGFALNLLDPVERMICEQYYGLKRKSNLQIGLALNMDEKTIRYRRKNINQKLRDYLKVKHLVKSG from the coding sequence ATGAACGACACCGCTATGAAAGGTATGGAAGCCGCCTTGCAAAGCTATTACCGGAAATTAGATGAACTGCAGGTCAAGAAAAGAGCTTTGGAAGCAGTGGAAAAGAATGCCGAAGATATCAGAAGAATATTATTGGATGTAAATCAGCTTATTCCTTCCAAAGGAACAGTTTCGAGCTATCGTCCCGTCCTGGGAGGAGGAAACGGCCTGATCTGTGATCCAACTGCGCAAGCTTATGCGGAATTTACACGCTCCATGGAAAAATCGCAAAGGGAGCTTGTGATTTTGCTTGAAAAAAAGATTAGGCTAAAAATGGAGATCATGCATCTGGAATCTTCCATTGAGGGGATTGGTTTTGCGCTAAACTTGCTGGATCCCGTGGAACGAATGATTTGTGAACAGTATTATGGTTTAAAAAGAAAAAGTAATTTGCAAATCGGACTGGCATTGAATATGGACGAAAAGACCATAAGATATCGCCGGAAAAACATTAACCAGAAACTTAGGGATTATTTGAAAGTAAAACACCTTGTTAAGTCCGGCTAA
- a CDS encoding M23 family metallopeptidase has protein sequence MMPLKSASVSYPYGVRNSVYGKGYHQGIDLISENKVIYAVVAGTVIKAAYAGGQGADPTGWGNYVILRTRNGNYDLIHAHLASMKVTRGQTLNEGTILGMMGRTGNTTGPHLHFEVRRAPWTNNHEIDPAVFLGMENEEGPVKSLSANSSEEGKKMVQNIILCNPGPDERAAAYLADYLKAPVCYLANVTKEFIDCAEKVYVIGNNYQVVAKSINIIGMDRYDTCQKVLDLCKGK, from the coding sequence ATGATGCCTTTAAAATCAGCAAGCGTATCTTACCCCTATGGTGTCAGAAACAGTGTATATGGTAAAGGTTATCACCAGGGAATTGATCTGATTTCAGAAAATAAAGTGATATATGCTGTTGTTGCAGGCACTGTCATTAAGGCAGCCTATGCCGGTGGTCAGGGTGCAGATCCGACAGGGTGGGGAAATTACGTTATCCTGAGAACCAGGAATGGCAATTACGATCTGATCCATGCCCATCTTGCCTCCATGAAGGTGACCCGCGGACAGACACTCAATGAAGGAACCATTCTCGGTATGATGGGCAGAACCGGAAACACCACCGGCCCTCATCTTCATTTTGAGGTCAGGAGAGCGCCGTGGACAAACAATCATGAAATTGATCCAGCTGTGTTTCTAGGGATGGAGAATGAAGAAGGGCCTGTAAAAAGTCTTTCTGCGAATTCAAGTGAGGAGGGAAAAAAGATGGTTCAAAATATCATTTTATGTAATCCGGGTCCGGATGAGAGAGCAGCAGCTTATCTGGCAGATTATCTGAAGGCACCGGTATGTTACCTTGCGAATGTGACAAAAGAGTTTATTGACTGTGCAGAAAAAGTTTATGTGATCGGCAACAATTATCAGGTAGTAGCAAAATCAATCAATATCATCGGCATGGATCGCTACGATACCTGCCAAAAAGTGCTTGATCTATGTAAAGGAAAGTAA
- the lexA gene encoding transcriptional repressor LexA, whose amino-acid sequence MDFGETLKYLRGTKKITQNQLALHLEVSRSALSLYELGLREPDYKFLQKISDFFGVSLDSLLGNNPAMNELPNFNNGHTIPDLAMVPIVGRVPAGTPAIPFEDIEDYLPVPRSFVREDELVFALKIRGDSMIDLEINNGDLVLVRKQQTAQNGQTVIARINGEEVTCKRFYKVDDRITLEPANPAYRALEPDHVEIVGVVFKVIKDIF is encoded by the coding sequence GTGGATTTTGGTGAAACTTTAAAATATTTGCGTGGGACGAAGAAAATTACGCAGAACCAGTTGGCCTTACACCTGGAAGTGTCGCGTTCAGCTTTGTCTTTGTATGAACTTGGTTTAAGAGAACCGGATTATAAATTTCTGCAAAAAATTTCTGATTTCTTTGGGGTCTCTCTGGATAGCCTGCTGGGTAATAACCCTGCGATGAACGAACTGCCAAATTTTAATAACGGACATACTATTCCTGATCTTGCTATGGTTCCAATTGTCGGCCGAGTCCCCGCCGGAACCCCAGCCATTCCTTTTGAAGACATTGAAGATTATTTGCCTGTTCCCCGTTCGTTTGTCCGTGAAGATGAATTGGTCTTTGCCCTGAAGATTAGAGGCGATTCTATGATTGATTTAGAAATCAATAACGGCGACCTCGTGCTGGTAAGAAAACAGCAAACCGCCCAAAACGGACAGACAGTGATAGCTAGGATCAACGGGGAAGAAGTAACCTGCAAAAGGTTCTACAAGGTTGATGATAGAATTACGCTGGAACCGGCCAACCCTGCCTACCGAGCGTTAGAACCTGATCATGTTGAAATTGTTGGTGTTGTGTTCAAAGTTATCAAAGATATTTTTTAA
- a CDS encoding DUF6838 family protein, translating into MQAIIDAVSSLVQTAYPDYDIYLEEIQEGFSRPSFSVVFIQETQTDKNQRFYARNIILYVIFNAALNANNNPDKAMQYTVYENIRELFSSGFFSVGDRKIKIRQITGGPKGKEIYLGFNLDTTESRPEPSGQAELAGSMQIQFDM; encoded by the coding sequence ATGCAAGCAATCATTGATGCGGTCAGCAGTCTGGTCCAGACCGCTTATCCGGATTATGACATCTATCTGGAAGAGATACAGGAAGGCTTTAGCAGACCTTCTTTTTCTGTGGTCTTTATTCAGGAAACACAGACAGATAAGAACCAGCGTTTTTATGCCCGAAACATTATTTTATATGTCATTTTTAATGCGGCGTTGAATGCCAATAACAACCCTGACAAAGCGATGCAGTATACAGTCTACGAAAACATCCGGGAGTTATTCAGCAGCGGTTTCTTCAGTGTCGGGGATAGGAAAATCAAGATCCGGCAAATCACCGGAGGACCGAAAGGAAAAGAAATTTATCTTGGATTTAACCTTGATACCACCGAAAGCAGACCGGAGCCTTCCGGACAGGCTGAGCTAGCCGGAAGTATGCAAATTCAGTTTGATATGTAA
- a CDS encoding phage tail tube protein, giving the protein MALSPDRIMNGTHGEIWLDDEKVAECSGLQAKINLMKSDVQICGRMAKGYKVTGWEGKGSLKLHKVSSRMINKIAQDIKNGKGTTCTIVSKLADPDAYGSERIVLKNVMFDEVSLADWEAGKNGEETIPFTFSDFDLLDVIDPALVQA; this is encoded by the coding sequence ATGGCACTGAGTCCCGATAGAATTATGAACGGAACCCATGGCGAAATTTGGCTGGATGATGAAAAGGTGGCTGAATGCAGCGGCCTTCAGGCCAAGATTAATCTGATGAAAAGTGATGTTCAGATCTGTGGCCGAATGGCAAAAGGATATAAGGTCACCGGATGGGAAGGCAAAGGAAGCCTGAAGCTTCATAAGGTTTCCAGCCGGATGATCAATAAGATCGCGCAGGACATCAAAAATGGCAAGGGAACCACCTGCACGATTGTTTCCAAGCTGGCCGATCCCGATGCCTATGGTTCGGAACGTATTGTCCTAAAGAACGTGATGTTTGACGAAGTGTCCCTGGCTGACTGGGAAGCAGGAAAAAACGGTGAGGAAACGATCCCGTTTACCTTCAGCGATTTTGATTTGCTGGATGTGATTGATCCTGCGCTGGTTCAAGCGTAG
- a CDS encoding phage tail sheath subtilisin-like domain-containing protein: MPLPKINILFQEAANTAILRGERGIVALILKDSVHNGANVYETSSDIPADLSTANKEQLQLAFTGGVNPPLKLLVYILPTTAENYTDAQTYLEGSQWNYLTVPGISSVDAASMATWLKGLRDTQNLRVKAVLPNAAADHEGIINFATDSIVIGGSTYSAANYCSRIAGILAGNPLSISSTFQVLSEVDDVPHLTNSQFDTAIDAGKLVLMNDGEKVKIARAVNSLTTTTADKGAAFKKIKLVDIMDMIYADIKKTTNDAYIGKLPNTYDNKCLLITAIRAYYESLENQQLLDRGKNSVDIDITAQKTYLQSAGVDTSTMTDQQIKEANTGDKIFLSGPIKIVDAIEDFELKISI, encoded by the coding sequence ATGCCATTACCCAAAATCAACATTTTGTTTCAGGAGGCTGCAAACACAGCCATCCTCCGAGGAGAGCGCGGAATTGTGGCGCTAATCCTGAAAGATAGTGTCCACAACGGAGCCAATGTCTACGAAACGAGCAGTGATATTCCCGCAGATCTCAGCACCGCGAACAAGGAACAGCTCCAGCTGGCCTTTACCGGCGGGGTGAATCCACCGCTGAAGCTGTTGGTCTATATCCTACCAACCACAGCCGAGAATTACACGGATGCCCAGACCTATTTGGAAGGGTCGCAATGGAACTATCTAACAGTCCCTGGGATCAGCTCGGTTGATGCCGCTTCAATGGCAACCTGGCTCAAAGGCTTAAGGGACACGCAGAACCTCAGAGTTAAAGCCGTTCTGCCGAATGCGGCTGCCGACCACGAAGGAATTATCAATTTTGCCACAGATAGTATCGTGATCGGCGGATCCACATACAGCGCGGCAAATTACTGCTCCAGGATTGCTGGGATTTTGGCAGGAAATCCGCTTTCAATCAGTTCGACGTTCCAGGTCTTGTCCGAAGTTGACGATGTTCCGCATTTAACAAACAGTCAGTTTGACACGGCGATCGATGCCGGGAAACTGGTGCTGATGAATGATGGAGAAAAGGTGAAGATTGCGCGCGCTGTCAACAGTCTGACTACGACGACTGCGGATAAAGGTGCAGCCTTTAAGAAGATTAAGCTTGTGGATATCATGGATATGATCTATGCCGATATTAAGAAGACCACGAATGATGCGTATATTGGGAAACTGCCTAATACCTATGACAATAAATGCCTGCTGATTACCGCGATCCGGGCCTACTACGAATCTCTGGAAAATCAGCAACTGTTGGACCGTGGAAAAAATTCTGTCGATATCGACATTACTGCCCAGAAAACTTATCTGCAGTCCGCCGGGGTAGATACCAGTACGATGACAGATCAGCAAATCAAAGAGGCCAATACCGGAGACAAGATCTTCCTTTCCGGACCGATCAAAATCGTGGATGCGATCGAAGACTTTGAACTGAAAATCAGCATCTAG
- the carB gene encoding carbamoyl-phosphate synthase large subunit yields the protein MPKRTDINSILIIGSGPIVIGQACEFDYSGTQACKALRKLGYKIVLVNSNPATIMTDPGIADVTYIEPLNLESLTKIIAKERPDALLPNLGGQSALNLSSELHQAGVLTKYNVKVIGVQLDAIERGEDRIAFKETMNRLGIEMPLSKAAYSVEEAEAIAQELGYPVVIRPAYTMGGTGGGLVYNAEELNVIASRGIAASLVGQILVEESVLGWEELELEVIRDAKNQMITVCFIENIDAIGVHTGDSFCSAPMLTISPELQERLQKYSYSVVEAIEVIGGTNVQFAHDPKTGRVVIIEINPRTSRSSALASKATGLPIALISSMLAAGLTLDEIPYWRDGSLDKYTPSGDYVVIKYARWAFEKFPGSVDKLGTQMRAVGEVMSIGKNYKEALQKSIRSLEINRYGLGFAKDFHQRSLEELMAMLAEPTSERQFILYEALRKGADIHDLYALTYIKPYFLQQMKELVMLEEEILKYSGQKLPDELLTQAKKDGFADRYLAMLLNLSEAEIRKQRVALGVVEGWEAVPVSGVEDAYYYFSTYNAPDKTTSSNQPKVMILGGGPNRIGQGIEFDYCCVHTAFALRDLGYETVIVNCNPETVSTDYDTSDKLYFEPLTVEDVLSIYEKEKPLGVIVQFGGQTPLNIADELKKAGVKILGTTPETIALAEDRDLFRKMMEKLDIPMPESGMAVNLEEALVIADRIGYPLMVRPSFVLGGRGMEVVHDAEMLSRYMAAAVGVTPDRPILIDRFLSNAIEAEADAIADGKDAFVPTVMEHIELAGIHSGDSACVIPPISIPEKHLATIVEYTKKIAKEMNVIGLMNMQYAIADDKVYVLEANPRASRTVPLVSKVCNISMARIATEIMMAVNDGKETSVKNLTSKTVPYFGVKEAVFPFNMFTEVDPVLGPEMRSTGEVLGLADSFGLAYYKAQEATKSPLPESGTVLISVNDDDKPAALEVARSFAQTGFKIMATEGTHKFLLQNGIEAERIKKLYEGRPNIVDSITNKEIHLVINSPSGKRSKHADAYIRKAAIKYKVPYITTMTAAAASVKGIAAYDANGASGITLKSLQEYHAEIKG from the coding sequence ATGCCAAAAAGGACCGATATTAATAGTATCCTGATTATTGGGTCAGGTCCCATTGTGATTGGACAAGCCTGCGAGTTTGACTATTCGGGGACCCAGGCCTGTAAAGCGCTTCGCAAACTGGGCTACAAGATCGTACTGGTCAATTCCAATCCTGCCACCATCATGACAGACCCCGGAATTGCTGATGTCACCTATATCGAACCATTAAACCTTGAAAGTCTGACGAAAATCATCGCCAAGGAACGTCCCGATGCCCTGCTGCCAAATTTGGGCGGTCAGTCGGCCTTGAACCTTTCCTCCGAGCTGCATCAGGCAGGCGTTCTTACGAAGTATAACGTCAAAGTCATTGGTGTTCAGCTGGATGCGATTGAACGTGGTGAAGACCGAATTGCTTTCAAAGAAACCATGAACAGGCTCGGTATTGAAATGCCCCTCAGTAAAGCAGCCTACAGCGTAGAAGAGGCTGAAGCGATTGCCCAGGAACTAGGGTATCCGGTGGTTATCCGCCCGGCTTACACCATGGGCGGAACCGGCGGTGGTCTGGTTTACAATGCTGAAGAACTGAACGTGATTGCGAGCCGCGGTATTGCCGCAAGCCTGGTCGGTCAGATCCTGGTGGAAGAATCCGTACTTGGCTGGGAAGAACTCGAGCTTGAAGTCATCCGTGATGCCAAAAACCAGATGATCACCGTATGTTTTATTGAAAATATTGATGCAATTGGTGTCCACACCGGCGATTCCTTTTGTTCGGCCCCAATGCTGACGATCAGTCCCGAGCTTCAGGAGCGCCTGCAAAAATATTCTTATTCTGTCGTCGAAGCCATTGAAGTCATTGGCGGCACCAATGTGCAGTTTGCGCATGATCCGAAGACCGGTAGGGTTGTCATCATTGAGATCAACCCGCGTACTTCCCGATCCTCAGCATTGGCCTCCAAAGCAACAGGTTTGCCGATTGCGCTGATCTCTTCCATGCTGGCGGCAGGGCTGACCCTGGACGAAATCCCGTACTGGAGAGACGGCTCTCTGGACAAATACACACCTTCAGGCGACTACGTTGTTATCAAGTATGCGCGCTGGGCCTTCGAAAAATTCCCGGGTTCAGTGGACAAGCTTGGAACTCAGATGCGCGCCGTCGGTGAAGTCATGAGTATCGGGAAAAACTACAAAGAAGCGCTGCAAAAATCCATTCGCTCTCTCGAGATCAACCGTTACGGCCTGGGCTTTGCGAAAGATTTCCATCAGCGGTCTCTGGAAGAACTGATGGCCATGCTGGCCGAACCGACCAGCGAGCGTCAGTTTATCCTTTACGAAGCGCTGCGCAAAGGCGCAGATATCCATGATCTGTACGCTTTGACCTATATCAAGCCTTACTTCCTGCAGCAAATGAAAGAACTTGTAATGCTGGAAGAAGAGATCTTAAAATACAGCGGCCAAAAGCTGCCGGATGAACTGCTGACTCAGGCCAAAAAGGACGGCTTTGCAGACCGTTACCTTGCAATGCTCTTAAACTTAAGTGAAGCGGAAATTCGTAAACAGAGAGTTGCTCTGGGGGTAGTGGAAGGCTGGGAAGCTGTCCCAGTAAGTGGCGTTGAAGATGCCTACTATTATTTCTCTACCTATAATGCTCCCGACAAGACCACAAGCAGCAACCAGCCAAAGGTAATGATCCTCGGTGGCGGACCGAACCGCATCGGTCAGGGCATAGAGTTTGACTACTGCTGCGTGCATACCGCCTTTGCGCTGCGTGATCTTGGCTATGAGACTGTCATCGTAAACTGCAATCCCGAAACGGTTTCTACGGACTACGATACCTCCGATAAACTATATTTTGAACCACTTACCGTTGAAGATGTCCTGAGCATCTACGAAAAAGAAAAACCACTTGGCGTAATCGTGCAGTTTGGCGGCCAGACCCCACTGAACATTGCAGATGAGCTCAAAAAAGCCGGTGTCAAGATTCTCGGCACAACCCCGGAAACCATCGCGCTGGCTGAAGACCGCGATTTGTTCCGTAAGATGATGGAAAAGCTGGATATTCCGATGCCGGAATCCGGAATGGCCGTCAACCTGGAAGAGGCGCTTGTTATCGCTGACCGGATTGGTTATCCTCTGATGGTCCGTCCTTCGTTTGTTCTGGGTGGACGTGGTATGGAAGTTGTTCACGACGCAGAGATGCTAAGCCGTTACATGGCAGCTGCGGTAGGCGTGACGCCCGACCGGCCGATTCTAATCGACCGTTTCCTGAGCAATGCGATCGAAGCGGAGGCCGACGCGATCGCGGACGGCAAGGATGCTTTTGTACCTACCGTCATGGAACATATCGAGCTGGCCGGTATCCACTCTGGAGACTCGGCCTGCGTCATTCCGCCGATCAGCATCCCTGAAAAGCACCTCGCAACGATTGTGGAATACACGAAAAAAATTGCCAAAGAGATGAACGTTATCGGGCTGATGAACATGCAGTATGCAATCGCCGACGACAAGGTTTATGTCTTGGAAGCAAATCCGAGAGCTTCAAGGACCGTACCACTCGTGTCCAAAGTCTGTAATATTTCCATGGCCCGTATTGCGACCGAAATTATGATGGCTGTCAATGACGGTAAGGAAACATCCGTTAAAAACTTGACTTCCAAAACAGTACCTTATTTCGGAGTCAAGGAAGCAGTTTTCCCGTTTAATATGTTTACCGAAGTTGACCCTGTACTCGGACCGGAAATGCGTTCGACCGGCGAAGTACTCGGCCTGGCCGATTCGTTTGGTCTAGCCTACTACAAAGCACAGGAAGCAACCAAGTCCCCGCTGCCGGAATCAGGTACTGTGCTGATCAGCGTCAATGACGACGATAAGCCTGCCGCACTCGAGGTGGCCAGGAGTTTTGCTCAGACCGGCTTTAAGATCATGGCTACAGAAGGGACCCACAAATTCCTGCTGCAGAACGGAATCGAAGCCGAAAGAATCAAGAAGCTGTATGAAGGCCGTCCGAACATCGTGGACAGTATCACCAACAAGGAAATCCATCTGGTGATCAATTCGCCGTCCGGCAAACGCAGCAAACATGCAGATGCCTATATCCGCAAAGCGGCAATCAAGTATAAGGTCCCGTATATCACCACGATGACCGCTGCCGCGGCAAGCGTCAAAGGCATTGCCGCCTATGACGCGAATGGCGCATCTGGAATAACCTTAAAGTCCCTGCAGGAATACCATGCCGAAATTAAAGGGTAA
- a CDS encoding response regulator gives MLKILIAEDDLASRKYLYKLLSEYGECDLVVDGLEAIDAYLMSLKEESPYELICLDVMMPKVDGVRALKAIRDLEIQKGVPREKQAKIIMTTVLAESDFVQKAFEYGCDAYASKPIDSVKFLEVMEKLKLVKNKNS, from the coding sequence ATGTTAAAGATACTCATAGCTGAAGATGATTTAGCCAGCAGAAAATATTTGTACAAATTATTATCAGAATATGGTGAGTGCGATCTGGTTGTTGACGGACTGGAAGCAATCGATGCTTATCTGATGTCGCTTAAGGAAGAGAGCCCTTATGAGCTGATCTGTCTTGATGTCATGATGCCGAAAGTTGATGGAGTCAGGGCGTTAAAGGCTATTCGTGATCTGGAAATACAAAAAGGGGTTCCACGTGAAAAACAAGCCAAGATCATCATGACGACCGTTCTGGCTGAATCGGATTTTGTGCAAAAGGCCTTTGAATATGGGTGTGACGCGTATGCATCCAAACCCATTGATTCCGTCAAATTTCTGGAAGTCATGGAAAAGCTAAAGCTTGTGAAGAATAAAAATTCTTAA
- a CDS encoding XkdN-like protein, producing MNTLELLLKADTDQFKLPIRKVEIPRLSALFGGQAVFTCQALSPSKYNEIQEAAADFTNSQIQGIDMGEVQMATVLAGVIEPNLKDKELMAHFKVPTPAELVKKLLLPGEIVMIFNVISEISGFGDDVIKEIKN from the coding sequence ATGAATACATTGGAACTGCTGTTAAAAGCAGATACAGATCAATTCAAGCTTCCAATTCGGAAAGTTGAAATACCAAGACTCTCCGCCTTGTTTGGCGGTCAGGCGGTATTTACCTGTCAAGCGTTATCGCCGTCTAAATATAATGAAATCCAGGAAGCCGCTGCTGACTTTACCAATAGCCAGATTCAGGGGATCGACATGGGAGAAGTCCAGATGGCCACGGTACTGGCAGGTGTGATTGAGCCGAATTTAAAAGATAAGGAGCTTATGGCCCATTTTAAAGTTCCCACACCGGCTGAGCTAGTAAAAAAACTGCTGCTTCCGGGTGAGATTGTAATGATTTTCAATGTTATTTCCGAAATTAGCGGCTTCGGAGACGACGTGATTAAAGAAATAAAAAACTAA